A genomic region of Anas acuta chromosome 25, bAnaAcu1.1, whole genome shotgun sequence contains the following coding sequences:
- the LOC137844581 gene encoding feather keratin 1-like → MSCYDQCLPCLPCGPCGPTPLANSCNEPCVQQCQDSTVVIQPSPVVVTLPGPILSSFPQNTAVGSSTSAAIGSILSSQGVPISSGGFGLSGLGSGYCGRRCFPC, encoded by the coding sequence ATGTCCTGCTACGACCAGTGCCTGCCATGCCTGCCATGCGGACCCTGTGGCCCAACCCCACTGGCCAACAGCTGCAATGAGCCCTGTGTCCAGCAGTGCCAGGACTCCACTGTCGTCATCCAGCCCTCTCCCGTGGTGgtgaccctgcccggccccatcctcagctccttcccgcaGAACACCGCTGTGGGAtcctccacctctgctgccattggcagcatcctcagctctcAGGGAGTGCCCATCTCCTCTGGGGGCTTTGGTCTCTCCGGCCTTGGCAGCGGCTACTGCGGCAGGAGGTGCTTCCCGTGCTAA